A window of Roseiflexus castenholzii DSM 13941 genomic DNA:
ATTTCAGCAACTCGAAGGCCAGCGTTTCGGGCGCCGGAAAGGCGCCGGCGATCAGGGCGCTCAGGGTCTGCACCTCAGCCCATCGTTCTCCCTCGTTGAAGACTGTGTCGCGTGCGAAGTGCTGATAGTTGTACTGGCGCCCGTTGACCGTCAGCCAGGCGGATCGCGGCGAAGCGGGCGCGATTGGCGCGCCGAAGCCGTGCCTTGCGGCGTGCAGGTGAAACGCAGCGCCGATATTGAAGCCGCCGGCGCGACCTGCTGTTTCGTTCTGCAGGAACAGCCAGAGCGCCCGTTGTTGTTCCGGTGTGTCATCGAGCGTCAGCAGCCCAAGGAGCGCCGAGGGCGGCGCTTCCGGCATGGGAGGCAGCGTGAACGGAGTGAGCGCGCCGTATGCGGCGCCAGCCCGCGGCGGCGACCAGGAGAGCAGCGCCGCTTCTGCCAACAGGTCGTAACGATGCTGAATATCCAGCGTCAGGGTGCGCAGCGCAATCACCTGAGCGGATGGGAGGGCGACGCGCGGCGCGCCCTCGATGGCGACGCCGATGCTGATCCGGTCAATGTTGCGCACGCGATCCAGTTTTGCCAGACCGCTGTGGCGCGCCGCGCGCGCTTCGTCAACCAATTGCGTGATCGTGCCATCAGCGGCGACGTGGTAGTGAGGTGCGCGGGTGTTGGCGCGCGCCGTGAAGCGTGCAATCGCCTGTTCGGCGGGAAGCGGCGTGTGGTGGAAGATGATCATCGTCACAGCGGCGCCGCGCCGCGACTCGCTGGCGGAAGGCGGCGCTGTGCGCCGCTGAATGATCGGGTGTTCGCTCATTGGCGTGCCTGTCGCTCTATCCATGCTTGCCTCGCTCGTCAATTGTATCACGGCAATCGCTGGATGGCACTACCCTCAACTTTCCTGCTGCCGTCTGCATCAGGGTGCAGTTGCGATGCCACAGCACTGCGCGCGATCGTCCCACCTTCAACCTTCAACCGACATTTTCCACCGCGCATTGACCCCGGCGCCCCACACGTCGCTCCATACCGGCGCCGTCGGAGGTTGCCAGAGATCGACAATGTCGCGCGCTGTCAGCAGTTGACCGAATGTGGTTGGAATGAACGTCACGCGACGCAGGCGCCGACTGGGAATAGCCAGCGGCAGCCGCAGCAACGGACCCAGCGCGAAACGGTAGTACCGCATGGCGGCGCGCGGGTGACGCGGCTCGTCGGGGATCAGTTCGTAGCGGTACGCCAGGTCAACGCTGCGTACCGCTGCGATGGAGCGTACCGCCCAGCGTTCGGCGCCGAACGCTGCCGTCTGGTAGAACGCCAGATACCCGACAGTGAGCGACACGCGCGTCCGATCAACCGGTATACGGTACCATCCTTCGGTGCGAATGCGCTCGAAATCCGTCGGGTGCGTCACCACGCAGACGAGCACCGGCGTTGCGGTGGGAATGTCATCGAGCGACAGGTCGCTCAGGTGATCAGGATGCATCTCACTCCCCCATCTGGACGGGGCGCCGCCCCCGTCGTCGTCAGGGCAGGTCTCAGACCTGCCCTGACGATACCCCTGCCCTGTTAGGTCTGCGACTTGCCCCTGCTGCTTCTGCCGCGACGATGCCCCGCCACGTTCACCTCACCAGCGCGGCGCACTCTGGCGCATAGCGGCGCAGATCGTCGCGTAACCGCAGCAGTGCCAGATCGCCAGCCTTGGCTTCGAGCATCACATCGAATGGCGGCAGCCCGCGCGCCGCCGTGAGAAATGCGGCAAACTCGAACGGGTTGATAAAATCGCTGTGTTGACCGGGGCGCGGCGCCATCACCTGTGGCGCTCCCCGCGTCGTCGGCTTGAGGTGCGCCTCGGTGCGCTGCGTGCTGAAATGCGCCTCTGGACGCACGCCGGGCGACCACGTCGCTAGCGCAAGCCCCAATGCCTCACTCAGCCCGATCCGCTCCGGGTTGCGCAACTGAAAGTGTAACGCATCAAAGATGACCGGCATGCCGGTGAAACGGTGCAGACGCAACGCCGCAAATAACCCGAAACGCTCGCCATCGTGCTCGACCGCCACACGTCGCTGCGCTGCGGGTGACAGCCGCTCGAAACGCGCGGCGAATCGCTCGATGGCTGCCGCGCTGTCGTTCCCCTCGCCGCCGATGTGCAGGACAATGACGCTCTCTCGACCGGCGCCAAGCGCGTCGAGCAGCAGCGTGAGCGACTCGATGGATGCCAGTGCGCGCGCTGCCGCCGCGTCGTCGGCAATGCCAGGCGCGACCCCCGGTGATGGGTGCATACTGAGCCGGATTGCCATGGTCTGAATAGATGACCGAACCTCGTCGATCATGGCAGCAGCGCCGGCGATCTGATCGGCTGCGGAACCGCCGTCCGCCTCTGGCGCCAACAGATCATCGGGGAGCCGATAGAAACGAATGTGATGCGCCTGGAGATAGCGGAGCGCCTCGATAACCCAGAGCAGGCGTATGCTCAGGTGGACGCCTGCGGCGGATTGATGTACGCCAGCCTGAAAGAGCCGGTTGCACCCCAGGATTTTGCTGATGCCCAACGCCATCATCGCTGCATTCCTACACGTTTTCGTTTATTATATCCGTTTCCGTGTGGATGTCAAGTGTCTTGACGCCGGATTGTCCCGCTGGTATACTCCCCGTTACGATGAGGACGTTGGGGTGCGACCATGGGTGTGATTCAAGGTCCGGTGCGGGTGCGGTTTGCGCCCAGTCCAACCGGTTATCTCCATATTGGCGGTGTGCGCACGGCGCTGTTCAACTGGCTGTTTGCGCGTCACTATGGCGGGCAGTTCATTCTCCGCATCGAAGATACCGATGAAAAGCGCTATGTGCCCGGTTCTGCCGACGACTTGATGGCATCGCTGCGCTGGGTGGGCATTGAATGGGACGAGGGTCCCGATATTGGCGGTCCGCACGCGCCATATGTGCAGTCGCTGCGCTACGAAGCCGGGATCTATCGCCCTTTCGTCGAGCAGTTGCTCGAAAGCGGGCATGCCTATCTGTCGTTCACCACCGAAGAGGAACTTGAGCGCATGCGCGCCGAGGCGCAGGCGCGCGGCGTCAAAGCCTTCCGCTTCCGTGGTCCCGAACGCGACTGGCCGCTCGACCGGCAGCGTGAGATGGCGGCGACCGGTCGCCCGTATACGGTGCGTTTGAAAACGCCTACCGAGGGTGTGACGGCATTTCGTGATCTGGTGCGCGGCGGTGAGCGTATTGAGTTCAAAAATGAGGAACTGTACGATATTGTGCTGGTCAAGTCGAGCGGGATGCCGGTCTATCATCTGGCGCATCTGGTCGATGATCATCTGATGCGGATGACGCATGTGTTGCGCAGCGATGAGTGGGTGGCGAGCACGCCGTACCACGTGCTGCTCTATCAGGCGTTCGGCTGGGATCCGCCGGCATTCGCCCATCTGCCGCCGATCCTGCGCCAGGATGGGCGTGGCAAACTGTCGAAGCGCACCGATGATGTTGCGGCGAATCGCTTTTGGGAACGCGGGTATCTGCCTGATGCCATGTTCAATTATCTGGCGCTCCAGGGGTGGAGTTACGATGGGTATACCGAGATCATGTCGCGTGAGGAGTTGATCGAGCGTTTCACGCTCGACCGGGTGCAACCGTCGCCGGCGCGCTGGAATCCGGAGAAACTGCTCGATATGAACGGCATCTACATCCGCCGGTTGACGACAGAGCAGTTGGTCGATGCCATGGCGCCGTTTCTGGCGCGCGCCGGTCTGATCGGCAATCCGCCGACTCCTGATGAGCGCGCGTATCTGCTGCAACTGGCGCCGTTGATCCACGAACGGTTGAAAGAGTTGGGAGAAGCGCCGGAATTGCTGGAGTTCTTCTTCCGTGATGTGACCGACTATGATCCGCAGGCGCTCATCCCGAAGAAGATGGATGCGTCAACAACGGTTGCTGCGCTTCAGGCTGCGCGCGATCGTCTGGCATCGCTCGAACCGTGGACCCATGATCGCCTTGAAGCGGAGTTGCGCGCGTTGGGTGAAGAATTGGGCTTGAAGCCGGGGCAGTTGTTCGGCGCTCTTCGCGTGGCTGCGACGGGGCGAACCGTGGCGCCGCCGCTCTTCGATACGCTGGCTGCGCTCGGCAAGCCGCGCACGCTCCGGCGTCTGGAAGCCGCAATTTCCGTCCTGGCAGCGGCGCATGCGGAAGTGAAAGGTCAGTCGTGAAAGTGCGCCTGGAAGTCGTTGCGCTGTTCGTTTAACGCCTGTTCGAGCTGCGCCCGGTTGATCAATCCCATCTCGTAGGCGATCTGTCCGAATGGCAACGTCACGCCGCTCGACTGCATATCCCGCTGGCGCTGGACGACCCGCGCCACCTGCTCTGGCGTGAGAATGCCGCGCCGGACGAAATACTCCCCTAGCCGGGGAACGCTCTGTGTCTGCGTCTCAGCGGCTGTGCCAAGCGCGCGCTCTTCCAACTCCTCGTATGAGATTCGATAGGTCGTGCCGCCCAGCGTCAACTGGTCGCCGGGGTTGAGGCGACTCTGCCCGCTCACCGGCGCGCCGTTGAGTGAAATGCCGCCAGGCGCGAGCGGAACAATGAACCAGCGGTCGAACATCTGGCGTATCTCGGCATGACGCGGTTGGAGATGGCGATCATTGAGCGTCACATTGCACTGTGGTCCGCTGCCGATGGTGTTGACGCGCTCGCTGACGGTGTAGCGTCTGCCGATCTGAGTGCCGGTGATGGCGGTAAGGACGAGCGCTTTGACCATCGCTTTCTCCTTGCGATCAATGCACCAGACGCGACGCCGCCTGACCGATGGCGGATGCGTCTGGCGGATACGATTGGGGACATGCGCTGTCAATGCCCGTCGTGACTGGATCGCGCGGTGAAAAGCGGCGGTGCATTGGTGATGCATCCTGGTCGTGTTCGGTATATCACGCTCCTTAAATGTTGTCAAGAGGCGCCAGATAACGAACTTTTCATTTCTGGCAGGCATGCTATACTTGGGTGTCGCTCCTGGGATACCCGGAGCGCGTCTCACGTTCGACGCAGGCGCTCTTCGGGCGCAGCAACACGAATGACAGGTGATCGGTATGACAGCAGGCGAGCCGCTTCAACGTGTGCGCATTTATCTTAGCGAACGCGACAGCGCCGAGGGTCAACCACTCTATCTCATCGCGCTCGACCGGTTACGGCGCGAAGGTGCATCGGGCGCCACGGCGCTGCGCGGCATCGCCGGGTTTGGCGCCGGGCATCGCTTGCGCACTGCTGGCATCGCCGATTTCGGTCAGCAAACACCGATCATTATCGAATGGCTCGACCGCGCTGAGCGTGTGGCGCGTGTGCTGCCCGCCCTCGATGAACTGCTTGGCGAGGCGCTGATTACAATTGAGGACATCAGGGCGTATCGTGCCGCGCTGCGTTCAGGCGGTCCGTTTGGCAGTCGCTCGATTGCCGATGTGGCGCGAGGCGATATTATGACGGTTCCGCCGGACTTGCCACTCGCGGCAGCCCTTGATCGCCTGGCGCGCGCGCGCCAGCCATTGCTCGCGGTCGTCGATGGACAGCGATTGACCGGCATCCTTGTTCCCGAAGATGCGGGGCGCTTCGGCGTGATGCCGCTCGAGGCGTTGGCGGAGCTCGATGATGCCGAGCGTTCTGCGTCGCTGGCGCGTCTTGCTCTGCGCCCTGTGCGCGATGCCATGCGTGAGCCGCGCGCGATCTATATCGAATCCCCTCTTGCCCATACCGTCAATCTGCTCATCGAATGGGGTCTCGATGCGCTTCCGGTGACCGACAACGAAGGTCGTCTGGTCGGGGTCTTTGGGGTCGATCAGGCGCTGCGCGCGGCGCTCGATGGAGAACGCGCCTCAGGGCATGTGCGCAATGCCGAACCGCCGCCGCCGGTCAGTCTGATCATGCAGATGCTGGTGCCCACAGCGTCCGCCGGTGCTGATGCCGCTGCCGTCCTGCTTCAGACGCTTCAGTCTGCCGCGCGGACGGTCGTGCTGATGAATGGCTTTTACCCAACCGGCGTTGTGTCAGTCTCCGAAGCCACGCGGCGCGTGCGTGAACCGTTGCGCTCCGCCTGGATCGCAGCGCTCATGGGTGATCGGTCGCCGCTTGCCACACTTGCTGCCGCTTCATCCAGCGGGACGACTGCTGACGATCTCGCGGCGGCGCCGGCATTGATCCCATCGCACGCCAGCGAGTACGATGCCATTCGCATCCTGATCGAGGGCGAGAAGCAGTATCTGGTGGTGGTCGACAGCGAAGGAAGACTGGCGGGCATGGTCACCCGCCGTGGTCTGCTGCGCGCCCTGGCGCAGGAAGGGTAAAGTTCCCGCTTCTCCGTTCTCTCGTCACATCCGTCGATTGAGGACGAATTCGCCGATCTCGATCAGAGCGCGGCGCGCCGGTGTTGGCGCAAACAGCGTCAGTTGCTGATTGGCGCGTTCGATCAACCTGCGCGCCTCTTCCATCGCGCGGTCGGCGCCGCCGCTGGCAATGACCGCCGCCACAATCTGCGGCACGCGCGCCGGTTCTGGTCGTTGCCCATTGGCAATGGCGAGCAGGAGCGGATGACGACTCTGCGCCACGGCATACATCAGTGGCAGCGTCAGCGTTCCCTCGCGCAAGTCGTTGCCGGCCGGCTTGCCGAGCGCCGTTTCGTCGCCAGTATAGTCGAGCACATCATCGACGATCTGGAATGCCAGCCCCAGGTCGTAGCCGAAACGACCCAGCGTCTCGATCTGGGCATCGTCTCCGCCGGCAACGGCGATTCCCGCTTTGCACGCCGCCTCGAACAGCACGGCTGTCTTGCAGCCAATCTTGCGGTAGTACTGTTCCACCGCAATCGCCAGCGGCTCGATCTGGGTCACCGGATTCAGTTCCCCTTCGACCATCGTCTGCGCCGCCGACGTGTAAAATGCGATGATCCGCGGGTCGGGCTCGGCGGCCAGTTCGTTCGCCGCCAGCGCGAAGAAATAATCGCCCAGCAACAACGCAACGTCGGCGTCCCAGCGCGAGTGGACCGTGACATGCCCGCGACGTTGCCCGGCGTGATCGACCAGATCGTCGTGGATCAACGAGGCGGCATGCAGGAGTTCGATGGCAATCGCCGGATGCAATGCCCGACTCGGGTCGTACATCCCAAGCCGCGCGCAGAGCAGCACGAGGGCGGCGCGCAACCGCTTGCCGCCAGCGGCGACGGTGTACGTGCCGGCAGCCGTCAGCAGCGGAGCGCGCGAAATGGTGCGCGCCAGCATCTGGCGCTCAACGTCCGCCATATCGTTGAGCAGGTCGGCGCGACGAAGGATGTCTCCCAAACCGGTCGGCATCGTGCGCGTCGTCGCAGCCGGTTCGTTCAACCGCTGCTCAGGCACGCCGAGGTGCAAAGGGGAATGTGCCATTACGCGCACCTTTCTATGCGGCGCCTGTGATTGTGAAATACATAACAATTATAGCGCCCTCGATCGAGAGATGTCAACCACGATATTTTGCACAGATTTTGTTCATGTTTGCACACCTTTTGCATAGTATTATACCACGCGAGCGCGAGTTCAGGGGGCGCCGTCATCTTTTCTTTCCACCTTCGCCCTTCTCACCGGTCCGCCTGCCGGGGGCGCGCGGGTGCGTCCGCGTGGGTGGGTGCGTCCCGAGTTCAACCTTTACAGCGCCTTCTGGTTCTCGCGTGCGACTTCGAGCCGGCCAAGGTGACACGCCTCGCTCAGGCTCACGAGATAGGGCAGATCGTCGCCGTATTCGACGACGCTGATGCTGGCATTGGTCACCCAAATGCGGTTGATCCGGTCCATATTCATCCCAAGCGCATCGGCGACCAGAATCTTCACCACGACGTCGTGGGTCGAAACCAGCACGGTGCGTTCATGATACTCACGGAGCAACCATTCTTTGAAGTCGAGCACGCGCTTGAGGACATTGCTGAAACTTTCACCTCCCGGCATTTGCGCGCGCGTTGGATGCTGGCGCCATTCGCGCAACCCCTCGCTGTAGCGCTCAATCACCTCGTCCACCAGCAGACCCTGCCACTCGCCGTGGTGAATTTCGAGCAGTGCCGATGAGGTGAGCAACGGCACATTCGGATGGTAGCGCGCGATCGCTTCGGCGGTCCGCGCTGCGCGTTGCAATGGGCTGGTGAAGATGGCGTCGAGCGGTTCGTTGCGCAGGCGTTCGGCAAGCGCTTCCGCCTGGCGCAGTCCGAGTTCGGAAAGCGGCGCGTCCATCTGCCCCTGGTAGCGACCTTCGCGGTTCCACACGCTCTCGCCGTGGCGGATGATGATCAGGCGCATGGGCATCTCCTCTGACATGATCCGGCAATCGTTCGCCGTTCAGCATAATCTTGCGCTATGATACAGGCGTCAGGCATTATATCAGTTCTGCATACCGGGTGATGAGCGACCGGTTCACGAGAGTTTTCGCTGCCTATGAAAGTTGAACGTCGACCATCGATTGAAACGACGGCACAAACGCCGCTGGGACGATTGCGCGCTGCGCTCGACAGCGCCGAAGGCGTGGCAGTCAGCGCGGGTATGTCTGCGGACGATGCCGTATCATTTTTGCGCGCCTGCGACATGATCGAGCAGTGCATCAGCGAAGTCGGCGCAGATGCCGACATTCGTCCTGAGACGAACCGTGCCGATTTTGTGCGCGAACGCCTGCGGGTGAATGCCGAAGCGATCGTTCGGGTCATCCGGCGCGCTGATCGGGTCGGTGAGGTCGAAACCTGTCGATCCTGGGTGCGTGCCCTGGCAATTGCGTCGGATCGGCGCGCTCGCCGCGTTCGCCGACTGGCGGTCATGGGGATCGGCGCTGCGGCGTTGATTGCTGCGCTGCTGCTGCTGCCGGTGATCGTTCCTGCACAACCGGCGCCTGCCATCGGTGCGATCAGTCGCCTGCTTGCGAATGAGGGCGCGTCCGCAGCGCTCGACCTGGCGCGTGCTGAGTATGAGCGTTTCCCCAATGATCCTGAGGTGGCGCTCTGGCGCGGCGTGCTCGAATTGCGCGCCGGCGATCCGGCGGCAGCGGAGAACCTGTTTGAGCAGGCGCGACAGCAGGCTGCCGGTGAGATCGGTTTTCTCTTCGAGCGCGGTACGCTGCTGATCCAGGTTGGGTTGCTCGACGCCGCCGAAACAGACGCCGCTGCGCTCATTGCGCGACCTGATGCGCAGGCGGAGGGATACCTGTTGCTCGGCAGCGTCCGTGAAGCGCGCGGTGATCGCAATGGCGCGATTGCCGCCTTTCAGCAGGCGGCGGATCGTGCCGCTGCCGCCGATAAGCCGCACCTCGAAGTCATTGCCAAAACACGCCTCGGCATGGTCTTGCAGGCGCTGCCGGCGGCGCCTGCACCGGAGCGGTAGGCGCTTCAGGCACGAGGCAAGAGCGCTCCGGGGTTCAAACCCTTAGCGAACGGTCAGCGGCAGAAAGACGGTGTAGTCCGCAGGCGCTGCGGGCGCCGGCGACGCAAGCGCGAAATCTTGTCCGCTTATGTCGCCGGTGACGGTAACTGTGCGGTTTGCGGGTGTAAATGTGTCGCTGCCATGCGACGGCGTGAGCGTGTACGTCCCGGCTGGAATGTTGCGCAGGGTAAAGACGCCGCTCCCATCGGTGACAACGCTGCGCGCGCCATCGGAGACGGTCACGCCGCCGATGCCATTGCCGGCGCTGTCGGTGATCCGTCCACTCACGGTGTAGGGTGCAGGGATCGCCGTGAAATCCTGCCCGCTCAGATGGCGGTCGACCGTGAGCGAGCGGCTTGACGGGCTAAAGGCATAGCCGTTGCGGGTAGCAACGAGTGTGGCGACGCCTGGCGGCACATTCGTCAGCGCATAGCGTCCCTGAGCATCGGTCATCACACTGCGCGCGCCGTCGGAGATGGTTACTCCGGCGACACCGTTCCCTGCGTTGTCGGTCACCTGCCCGTTGATGGAGCAGGAAGCGCATATCGCGGTGAAGTTTTGGTCGCTCAGATGGCGGTTAACCGTGATTGATCGCGCCGATGGCGTGAAGATGTAGTCGCTGTGCGATGGGGTCAGGGTGTATGTTCCCGGTGGAACGCT
This region includes:
- a CDS encoding apurinic/apyrimidinic endonuclease family protein; translation: MMALGISKILGCNRLFQAGVHQSAAGVHLSIRLLWVIEALRYLQAHHIRFYRLPDDLLAPEADGGSAADQIAGAAAMIDEVRSSIQTMAIRLSMHPSPGVAPGIADDAAAARALASIESLTLLLDALGAGRESVIVLHIGGEGNDSAAAIERFAARFERLSPAAQRRVAVEHDGERFGLFAALRLHRFTGMPVIFDALHFQLRNPERIGLSEALGLALATWSPGVRPEAHFSTQRTEAHLKPTTRGAPQVMAPRPGQHSDFINPFEFAAFLTAARGLPPFDVMLEAKAGDLALLRLRDDLRRYAPECAALVR
- the gltX gene encoding glutamate--tRNA ligase gives rise to the protein MGVIQGPVRVRFAPSPTGYLHIGGVRTALFNWLFARHYGGQFILRIEDTDEKRYVPGSADDLMASLRWVGIEWDEGPDIGGPHAPYVQSLRYEAGIYRPFVEQLLESGHAYLSFTTEEELERMRAEAQARGVKAFRFRGPERDWPLDRQREMAATGRPYTVRLKTPTEGVTAFRDLVRGGERIEFKNEELYDIVLVKSSGMPVYHLAHLVDDHLMRMTHVLRSDEWVASTPYHVLLYQAFGWDPPAFAHLPPILRQDGRGKLSKRTDDVAANRFWERGYLPDAMFNYLALQGWSYDGYTEIMSREELIERFTLDRVQPSPARWNPEKLLDMNGIYIRRLTTEQLVDAMAPFLARAGLIGNPPTPDERAYLLQLAPLIHERLKELGEAPELLEFFFRDVTDYDPQALIPKKMDASTTVAALQAARDRLASLEPWTHDRLEAELRALGEELGLKPGQLFGALRVAATGRTVAPPLFDTLAALGKPRTLRRLEAAISVLAAAHAEVKGQS
- a CDS encoding FHA domain-containing protein, with amino-acid sequence MVKALVLTAITGTQIGRRYTVSERVNTIGSGPQCNVTLNDRHLQPRHAEIRQMFDRWFIVPLAPGGISLNGAPVSGQSRLNPGDQLTLGGTTYRISYEELEERALGTAAETQTQSVPRLGEYFVRRGILTPEQVARVVQRQRDMQSSGVTLPFGQIAYEMGLINRAQLEQALNEQRNDFQAHFHD
- a CDS encoding DUF190 domain-containing protein — encoded protein: MTAGEPLQRVRIYLSERDSAEGQPLYLIALDRLRREGASGATALRGIAGFGAGHRLRTAGIADFGQQTPIIIEWLDRAERVARVLPALDELLGEALITIEDIRAYRAALRSGGPFGSRSIADVARGDIMTVPPDLPLAAALDRLARARQPLLAVVDGQRLTGILVPEDAGRFGVMPLEALAELDDAERSASLARLALRPVRDAMREPRAIYIESPLAHTVNLLIEWGLDALPVTDNEGRLVGVFGVDQALRAALDGERASGHVRNAEPPPPVSLIMQMLVPTASAGADAAAVLLQTLQSAARTVVLMNGFYPTGVVSVSEATRRVREPLRSAWIAALMGDRSPLATLAAASSSGTTADDLAAAPALIPSHASEYDAIRILIEGEKQYLVVVDSEGRLAGMVTRRGLLRALAQEG
- a CDS encoding polyprenyl synthetase family protein, coding for MAHSPLHLGVPEQRLNEPAATTRTMPTGLGDILRRADLLNDMADVERQMLARTISRAPLLTAAGTYTVAAGGKRLRAALVLLCARLGMYDPSRALHPAIAIELLHAASLIHDDLVDHAGQRRGHVTVHSRWDADVALLLGDYFFALAANELAAEPDPRIIAFYTSAAQTMVEGELNPVTQIEPLAIAVEQYYRKIGCKTAVLFEAACKAGIAVAGGDDAQIETLGRFGYDLGLAFQIVDDVLDYTGDETALGKPAGNDLREGTLTLPLMYAVAQSRHPLLLAIANGQRPEPARVPQIVAAVIASGGADRAMEEARRLIERANQQLTLFAPTPARRALIEIGEFVLNRRM
- a CDS encoding histidine phosphatase family protein produces the protein MRLIIIRHGESVWNREGRYQGQMDAPLSELGLRQAEALAERLRNEPLDAIFTSPLQRAARTAEAIARYHPNVPLLTSSALLEIHHGEWQGLLVDEVIERYSEGLREWRQHPTRAQMPGGESFSNVLKRVLDFKEWLLREYHERTVLVSTHDVVVKILVADALGMNMDRINRIWVTNASISVVEYGDDLPYLVSLSEACHLGRLEVARENQKAL
- a CDS encoding tetratricopeptide repeat protein is translated as MKVERRPSIETTAQTPLGRLRAALDSAEGVAVSAGMSADDAVSFLRACDMIEQCISEVGADADIRPETNRADFVRERLRVNAEAIVRVIRRADRVGEVETCRSWVRALAIASDRRARRVRRLAVMGIGAAALIAALLLLPVIVPAQPAPAIGAISRLLANEGASAALDLARAEYERFPNDPEVALWRGVLELRAGDPAAAENLFEQARQQAAGEIGFLFERGTLLIQVGLLDAAETDAAALIARPDAQAEGYLLLGSVREARGDRNGAIAAFQQAADRAAAADKPHLEVIAKTRLGMVLQALPAAPAPER